One Deltaproteobacteria bacterium genomic region harbors:
- a CDS encoding DUF445 family protein, producing the protein MDFGLLLIPLVTGLIGWITNALAIRMLFWPLRRVGWRRLSWQGVLPANADRMATTCVQLMTSKLLDEKAVFKRIEPSRISALLGPTIEEHAEGIVEDVLARRFPRLWKMVPELVREKSRNRLRGEIPNVVEKMMAELHDELDEYLNIESLVVNAFSNNRALLNKLFWRCGSKEFMFVEYSGLMFGALLGCIQMVVWIFVQPGWFLPLTGITVGWATNWIALKMVFEPLEPVKIGPFRWQGLFLRRQDEVSEAYAAFFAKQILHSEALLKAVLEGPAADKLIALLQNYVDESIEHVSGAAGTITQLAVGTEKWESLKSEISESLAAVIPHELDQLQDYMSEAMALEQELCLNLKSLTSEEFEEVLRPVFREDESTLIAVGAFLGGVAGFLQLLLMVLL; encoded by the coding sequence GTGGACTTTGGCTTACTTCTTATACCGCTTGTAACCGGCCTTATTGGTTGGATCACCAATGCACTTGCTATTCGCATGCTTTTTTGGCCGCTGCGTCGAGTGGGTTGGCGACGTTTAAGTTGGCAAGGTGTTTTACCTGCCAATGCAGATCGAATGGCCACAACCTGTGTTCAGCTCATGACTTCAAAGCTGCTTGATGAAAAGGCGGTTTTTAAACGGATTGAGCCCTCAAGAATATCAGCGTTGTTGGGGCCTACCATTGAAGAGCATGCTGAAGGCATCGTTGAGGATGTGTTGGCGCGGCGCTTCCCCAGGCTCTGGAAAATGGTTCCGGAACTGGTACGGGAGAAATCTCGAAATCGTCTTCGCGGTGAGATTCCGAACGTGGTTGAGAAGATGATGGCCGAGCTCCATGATGAACTCGATGAATATTTAAATATTGAATCACTGGTCGTTAATGCCTTCAGCAACAACCGGGCTTTACTCAACAAGCTGTTTTGGCGATGCGGCAGTAAAGAGTTTATGTTTGTCGAGTACAGCGGTTTGATGTTTGGGGCACTCCTGGGATGCATACAGATGGTCGTCTGGATATTTGTTCAGCCGGGCTGGTTCTTACCTCTTACGGGCATCACTGTTGGATGGGCTACAAACTGGATTGCTTTGAAGATGGTTTTCGAACCCTTGGAACCTGTTAAAATAGGTCCGTTTCGGTGGCAGGGGCTTTTCTTGCGTCGTCAAGATGAAGTGAGCGAAGCTTATGCGGCTTTTTTTGCGAAGCAGATTTTACACTCTGAGGCATTGCTCAAGGCTGTTCTCGAAGGACCCGCCGCCGACAAGTTGATTGCGCTTTTGCAAAACTATGTGGATGAATCAATCGAGCATGTTTCGGGAGCAGCGGGAACAATTACCCAGCTGGCCGTAGGAACTGAGAAGTGGGAAAGTCTAAAGAGTGAAATAAGCGAAAGCTTGGCGGCCGTTATTCCGCATGAACTCGATCAGTTGCAAGATTATATGAGTGAGGCGATGGCTCTCGAGCAGGAGCTTTGTCTGAATCTGAAAAGTTTGACCTCTGAAGAGTTCGAAGAAGTCTTAAGGCCGGTTTTTCGGGAAGACGAGTCAACGTTGATTGCGGTCGGTGCTTTTCTCGGCGGTGTGGCCGGATTCTTACAGCTACTTTTGATGGTTCTTCTTTAA